The sequence GATTTCAAAGGAGCACGGATTTACAAAATTTATAGGTAGAGAAAGGGAAATAGAAGTTCTAAGAGATTCCTTTGCCAGGTCCAAGGAAGGGCTAGGACAGGTTGTAACCATATTGGGTGATGCAGGGATAGGTAAATCTCGACTTCTTTATGAATTTAATAAACTCCGGGAAGATGAGAACCTCCGTTACTTAGAGGGTAGATGTATTTCCTACGGAAAATCAATTTCTTACCTGCCAGTGATAGATATTATAAAAAAGAGGTTTCGAGTAGATAAGCTAGACACTGAGATAACAATAAGAAAGAAGATAGAGAAAGGAATTAGCGAAATAGACTCAAACTTAGAGGGTGGTATTCCTTTCCTCTACGACATACTTTCAATTGAGACAGATGCCCCTCTCCTGAAGAGCTTAGATTTAAGGGATAAAAGGAAAAGGACACTTGAGACCTTAAAGAATATAATTTTAGCCGATAGCAACTTGAGACCGCTTGTTGTAGCTGTTGAAAATCTTCACTGGATAGACGGTGCGTCTGAGGAGTTTTTAACCTTTCTTATAGATAACATACCAAGCTCTAAAATAATGCTAATTCTTACAAGCCGCCCCGGTTACAGGGCTAAGTGGAGTGAGAAGTCCTATCACATTCAGCTTGCCCCAAGCCGTCTGTCCGACAAGGAAGTAGAGGAGATGATAAAATCAATCTTAGATAGTGAAAAATTAACTGGGGAGCTAATCAAATTAGTTACAGACAAAGCCGATGGAATTCCTTTTTACGTAGAAGAGATTATTAAATCCTTCACTGAGGCGGGAATAATAGTTAGAGGAGAGGATGGCTATAGTCTTAGCAAGGAAACAGCCGAGGTGGATGTACCTGATACTATACAGGACATTATAATGGCAAGGATTGACAGGTTGGAGGAGAATCTTAAAAGGGTACTTCAATATGGCTCTGTTATTGGTAGGGAATTTAGCTATAAACTGCTAAAAGAGACAATGGAGATAGGAGAAGAGCTTCAAGATTATCTTGCTCAGTTGAAAGGCTTAGAACTAGTATACGAAAAGAGTCTCTTTCCAGACTTAGAATACCGATTCAAACACAGCCTTACACAGGAAGTAGCTTATAACAGCGTCCTTATTAAAAGAAGAAAAGAATTACATGGGAAGATAGGAGAGATAATAGAGGACTTATATGGCGATAAGCTGGAAGAGAATTATGAACTATTGGCATATCACTATGGAAGGAGCACCAGTGATGAAAAGGCTGTTGATTATTTAACCTTATCTGGGGATAAGTCGGCAAAGATTTATTCTACTGAGGATGCGATAGGCTACTATGAAGAAGGTCTGAAGAGACTGGATAACATGCCTGATACCAGGGCAAATAAAGAAAAGGCGGTAGATATATTCATAAAGCAGGCAAGAGTCATGCGTCTTATAGGTAAATTTAAGGAACACATAAAAACCTTAGAGAAAAACCTACCAATAGTAGAAGAACTTGGAGACAAAAACAGATTAGCAGAATACTACTTTAAAATGGGATTTTATTACTCAGTAATGGGAAGTACTGATGATGCAATTCAGTACTGTACGAAATCTCTTGAACTGGCTGAGTTAACAAAAAATGAAAGAATCATAGGATTAGCATCCGTTCCGCAAGGATACAACTATTGGTACAAGGGTGAATCTAAGAAGGCGATTCCCATCGTGAAAAAAGGTATAAAAATTCTGGAGAGGCTGGGAGATCATTATTGGCTTGGTATGTCTTTCCAAGCCATAGGGGCGTGTTATTGGCATACGGGTGACTGGGACAAAAACATAAACTACATGCAAAAGCTTCTGAAAAAAAGTGAAGAAGTCTCTGATATTAACTTATTGT comes from Thermodesulfobacteriota bacterium and encodes:
- a CDS encoding adenylate/guanylate cyclase domain-containing protein is translated as MKCPNCNYENREKAKYCNQCGSKLDLVCPECGNKFDLKDKFCDDCGYKLDRDVKEKEPTQLQLDKPQNYIPQNLAEKILATRGSVEGERKFVTVLFADVKSFTSIGESLDPEELRSIIEKSYHISLKEIHRFEGTVNQFLGDGFMALFGAPIAHEDHAIRAIYSAVAIQRSMADYSEELKKKNNIDFKMRIGINTGTVVVGNIGDDLKMDYTALGNTVNLASRMEQIAQPGNIMVAEDTYKLVKDQFTFNPLGALDIKGKKKPVPAYEVIAQKEEEKTRLEISKEHGFTKFIGREREIEVLRDSFARSKEGLGQVVTILGDAGIGKSRLLYEFNKLREDENLRYLEGRCISYGKSISYLPVIDIIKKRFRVDKLDTEITIRKKIEKGISEIDSNLEGGIPFLYDILSIETDAPLLKSLDLRDKRKRTLETLKNIILADSNLRPLVVAVENLHWIDGASEEFLTFLIDNIPSSKIMLILTSRPGYRAKWSEKSYHIQLAPSRLSDKEVEEMIKSILDSEKLTGELIKLVTDKADGIPFYVEEIIKSFTEAGIIVRGEDGYSLSKETAEVDVPDTIQDIIMARIDRLEENLKRVLQYGSVIGREFSYKLLKETMEIGEELQDYLAQLKGLELVYEKSLFPDLEYRFKHSLTQEVAYNSVLIKRRKELHGKIGEIIEDLYGDKLEENYELLAYHYGRSTSDEKAVDYLTLSGDKSAKIYSTEDAIGYYEEGLKRLDNMPDTRANKEKAVDIFIKQARVMRLIGKFKEHIKTLEKNLPIVEELGDKNRLAEYYFKMGFYYSVMGSTDDAIQYCTKSLELAELTKNERIIGLASVPQGYNYWYKGESKKAIPIVKKGIKILERLGDHYWLGMSFQAIGACYWHTGDWDKNINYMQKLLKKSEEVSDINLLSLAYWSIGRTHLDKGEWDVGIDYCKKCLDVSPAPLFSLFGTGYLGYGYYKKGELEKAIEYLEKASQQAYEFGLKHHQTEFSAYLAEAYLSTNNKDKALEILNNILGTIRDSGYRYWEGVHHRILGELCDKTEFKNAKNYIEDSIRILKKVGAKNELAKSYLSLGRLYKEKGEKDKAKKYVTQALHVFEKLGTLHEPEKARQVLKDLA